Within the Sarcophilus harrisii chromosome 2, mSarHar1.11, whole genome shotgun sequence genome, the region gatggagagagaaattCTATTATCACAGCCCCAAGAAGGAATTGTAcctgtctgaagtcacattttatatttttagagagagggaaagggaaaggtaggggaaagaaaaaaggggttACTCTTGTCAGAAAACTAAGgtcaacagaaaaataaaaagaataactcAATAAGTTAACACAGCCAAGAACAGTAAAAACATAAGGTTCCCTCAATTCTCAGGGAAGACAGACCAAAATTCAGACATGGATCATTTGCCACATCCTGAGATTTAATTCAATGGGGCTTTTAATGCCCCAAAATgcttctttcttcaaaaaaagTGCAACAGTAGCTCATTTCTTGGTTATTATTTAACCCATTTTAGAGGCTGTGAGATTAACAACGTGacaatttaaaagggaaaagacagttAAGTTTAAGGAACAAACTAGGAACAATTTGCCTAGTCTTCTGACAAGATCAGCAGCGcaaaagttcttttccttttgaagaCAGCATTCTACCTCCTGTTTAAGTTAACAATCTCATAAGTATAAAATACAGTGTGCTAGTCAGACAGTCCCAAAGCAAACCAAGTTTTGACGATAAAAGCCCATCAAAAGTTCAGGTTTctaagttgttgggtttttttggtgtGAAGCATTTTGGGGGTTTGGGATTGGGGTATTTTCCCCCTAAGCACAGGACATAGTTcataaaataaatctggaaaaatggaaaaggtttGAAATTCAGGCTTTGACTAGAACCTGCCCCAGTCCATAACAACATAATTTACACTTATCAAAAAGCTATCCCTCTCACTTTGTACAGATTAGCCAATAACTTGGATGATTTTTCTTCACTACCCCCCACTTTGAGACCACAACATAACTAGCACTTTAACTATGACAATAAAAAGCTGCATGAATGAAGAGCTGTGTAAATAAAAACCATTGTTAATGCCTTAGTCGCTGCGCAAATGTGACTTCAGTTCATGTCTACTGAATAGCAATCTACCTGAACTACCTCACAGTCAAAACCTTTCAATTTAAACTAATTAATCATGACGCGTGATGAACATCTGCCGCTGTCCATCCAAGAGCAGTAGAAACTTGTGCTGAGGATTCTCCCATCTGTACACAATGGGGAAGAAGATAATAGAAGTCATTAGTAATCAAAAGTACTAGATAACCACATTCTTTTAAGGGACTGAATGCCAGCTGGactggaaagaaaagcaaaggaaaaaagggcTCCAATCTCTATCCCCATGAATAAATACTGCTCTAGGTATCTATTCTATATATACTACATGTAATTGAAATCTTACTTTGTTATGAAAACTCAGCAAATTAGCTTTGAAAATGACTCATAACATGAGCTCTGGGTCAGGAACAGTAACCACCTCCTCTCCCCCCAATAACTAAAGCATCTTTGTCATTGGGGAatagacaataattatctcatttcttGGCCAAATTATTATACCTAGAGCTAAATACTATTAAACCCCACTGCTTAAGTAGAAGCACCGAGGCACAATATTGTATATTTCAAGGAGTCAAGAAGCAAAAATTTAAAGTTACACTTGcattaaaattttatcatatGTGAAATGAATACTTTCAAGGTCACTATCCAAACATGAGATTTATTAAGTCCTAAGTGCATACTGCTTATAAAGTTTTCCCCCCATTTGGGAGAGGTATGGAAAACAtgcttgataaaaaaaaaacccaaaacaaaaaacaaccaaaagtaAAAAACCACCACCTTTAAATTTAATAATCCTTGTGATGTTCTGAGAAACTAGTGTACATTTCAACAAGGATTTATCTTCCCTTGGTagtaatttggaagaaaaatgatatatttgcCACTAAAGCAAGAAGTAAAGTTATGAGGCCCTTTCCCCTACAAGAGAGGTAAGAAACCTTTTTTCTTTGAaggaccatttggatatttatgacATCATTTGAAGGCCATACAAAATTGTCAACTTACACAACTCAAGCTGTGAAAGGTTGTCATACCTaggctttcagctcatcatcacttgcagttttcttagcaaatgatttcatgggtTTTATGTGGCTGAGGGTTGGCATTCCCCACCCCTGCCCTAGGATAACCTGGCACTGTTCTTAAGAACAAGGCCTGAATGTCTTCCTAAACTACACTTCACACAGTAATCCAAAAAGGATCTTAAGAAATGATTAAGGATTAAGAAATACTAATTTTTTAGCACTAACAAgaagttttcttaaaattaaaaaaaaaagaattacttaaGGGCTAATCATATTTAGGTAGAAAATCAAAAATACTTTTACTAATGATTTCTATTATTTACAATTATGACCCAACTGAGATATTGGTGACAGCTATGAAAACTATGACATAAGTCACCAGCCTTGCTGCCTGCTGTGTGTCATAAGCAAGTATACAACATATTCCTTAGAACTGGATtaaaacctggaaaaataaaGTCATGTCCCTAGAGTAATCTGGGCCATGCTGGTGCTTTCTACCAAGTTGAGGCTTtcgaaaatttaattaaaaaaaaaaaaaatgaaaaaaaaaagacgcACAATTTTGAGCGTCATTTTAATGTAGCATTCATTAACATCTCAGGGAACAATTATTTCCACCCCTTGCTAAAACCAACTACTtagtggagggaggaagaaaatctgATACGATGCACCAGAATAGCCTTGTCCTCAAGCTCGCATGCGCACAGGGCTGGGAGGATCAGCTTCCTCTTAGCCAGGCCCTTCAGTCATTTCAGCAATGATTCTATCAAAACACAGCAATTATGTTATCAAGACACAGCAAGCAGCAGAGAGCTGATGGAGAGTCACATTTCATAGTGTCTCAATTCCCAATCAGCAGAAGGCTGTTGAGAGGTTCACAGAATTCCGTCCAGGATGCATTCAGTCAGAACAAGTAGTACTTTCTAAttcattaaaaagatatttatgcTGAATTAGctcaaggggaaaaataaaatcgGCTTATTGTGATTAATCATGACTTGCAACTGAAGTCTGTAATTATGCCTACATTTAGAATAAACATAggcaaagaatttaaagaaaataagacattCAATTCTTTAGAAGTTTTCCCCTGTGGACTAATCAcattttttcaaacatatattATACTATGGGAGAAGATTATTCCTGGTACACCTACCTAACCATTGCACAAAAGACTTCACCATAGACATTATACTCTTGATATCCCAAACATAGGAGTACATGTCATAAAGGATTGTCCTGTTGGCACAATTGGAGAGCCGTGTGAACATCCCCATCACCAGTGCGCACATCTCTTCAAACTTGGCTGCTCGAGATCTCCATTCTTCAATCTATTGAGCATCAATCATATAAGAGAAAAATTCAGACTATTCTGaatgtaactttttaaaatcagaaattaaacagttaaatattaaatttaaaatgttaatatttaaaaagttaaatattagcAGAAACCAAAACTGAGTCTAAGCAACAGGGGATCATAGTtaataagcaataaaaacaacCCAGTGACAAACTTCATCACACAACAACTTCCAAGTTCTTTTCATTCCCAAGTAGCAAGGTGGATAAGTATAGCAGAAGGTCAGTTTTAGGAGAGTGTATTTCTTAAAAAGAAGTTTTAGGGGCCTTTTCCATATTAGAGGCATCACAGGCAGTTTTGGTGCTAGcaagagttaaaagaaaacaagGTATATTCACCTTTTCTGAGTCTTTTCCTTTGCAATTAACACTGACAACACTGCTGTTTGCTCGAAGCCATTGGAATTCTCTTAACATCTGTGCCCCTTTGGGACCATGCTCATATGGAAGATAAAAAAGATCAGCAAGTAACTGTAAATCTTCCAAAGTTACTGGTTCTGCTGTATACAAAGGTTTCTCATTTGGACCTGGTACAAACTGCTCCTTGTTTGTCTGCTCATCAGTTTGCATTGGGGCAACATCATTAATGCAATCTTCCTGCATTGACATCTCTGGGGACTTTGATTCAGCTATGCTTTCTTTATCAGTATCCATTGGTTTCAACTCTTCTGACATTTTAGCTTCAACAATTTCAGTTAGTATCTGATTATCATTCTTGTCTGTTTCCTCTTGTTTCTCTACCACCATATCCATGGGTTCCTCATCaagttgtttcttttcttcttccttgatgAGGGGTGGAGGCTCATTGTTCAGAGTTGTCCCCTGGCTCATGATGGGCTCCTGGTAAACAGTTGTCACTACTGTGGCAGCACTCAGAGAAGGTGTTGCCACCAGGGGGGCCCCATCAACTACACTTGCTTTTGCTCCACTGTGTGCCACTTGTCTACCTGAAAAGTCAGACATATAACTTGTAAAGGCCATCAGGAAATTGAGAATTTCATTTTAACCCACCAAATACATCTTTATATCAGCAATACACaagtaaaacaataataaatctaAAACCAAAACACCTCCATTTCTCATCTACCTTGTTCTTTCCCCAAAGACTGAACATTTCCAAGATCTCTAAAAGACTACTCATTAGTTTGatatttcattgaataaaattttaaaatctttagaaTTCTCCCCAAATGAATCTTAAGTCCCTTCCCTTACATGAATGTATGTGATAGCtctttaaaagattaattttcaCTCATATGAGACTTTAAAACCAAAATGGATTGCTGATTCAGTTAGTTtttagtttagattttttttttttggcttgtttcatggaatagttttattttcaggTTCTTAAGCACTTATAAGCACTCCAGGGAAAGTCTGCAATTGGTTATAAAGGGgaaaatcatcatcataatcttACACCCAGATTTATATTTTCTACTTCCAAATTTTCAGCTAATTACACTTCTCTAATAACTGATATAGCTCTTGCACTCCAAGTAAAATGCTAACTACtgtcattaaaaattatttgactgTATTTTTGATTCAAGTATCTTGTCCAtcacttttctctcccttccctgacCTTGACCACCTTACTTACTGCTATATTGATGAGGTACACCAAATTCCTGCAGCCATTCTGTTAAAGCCAACTTTAAGGCCATCTGGGGACTATACAGTACATCTGTTTCAATATCTTCATCACtgccttcattttccaattttatttgaaTAGATACTGTACTGTCTTCACTATCAGctgcaacaaaaacaaaatgatagaAATATCTTGATTATCAAAATATTAGCCTCTGCATTAAAAGATCAAAAGCAAACTAGGAAATTAGAACTATCTATAGACATAATACAGGATATTTTTCTTACACATATTTTAAACACAATTTGTGGGcataacaaaaaacaagcaaacccaCCAAAGACTTATCCAATATCTCCCATGCAGACTACTGCATGTTTTGTTATCAGTAGAACATGTACTAAAAAAGCCTCCATTTATACCAAGTTCTATGTTAGATGCTATAGGGGAAGGAAAggtaggtaggaaaaaaaaaaaagacacaaaagccCTATCCATAAGGAACTCACTATCTAGACAATTTAGACATAAAACATGGATAGAAGTAACAAAAGGTTGAAAAAACTTCAAGTGGCATTAGAGTTGTGCGAACAAAAGGAACATGAGCACAGATCCCATTTCTAGCTgataaaaatcaggaaaagaacaATGTGGAAAAGATGACATTTGAGCAGAGAGTTGGAGGTAGCTAGGAGACACTGGGTCTAGTgcactgggcctggaggcagttaaatttgacttcaaatagaccttgtgtgaccctgggcaagtcacttcactaaCCTGTTTGCCTAATTTTCCTCaaccataataatataataatagcacctgcatctaagagttgttgtgaggatcaaatgaggtagtatttgtaaagcacttagtacagggCGTGGTACATGGATGctatatttaaatgcttattacatTCCCCTAGTAGGATAGTATGACACCACTTTGGGTGCACCTAATAGCATGAGTAAAactaatgaagaaagaaaaaaaaaaaaaaaaaaaagaatatgtttggCTAACAGTAGACTAGTCTAAATTGGAGCATGCATAGGTACGTATATATAAGTAATATAGGTAAGACTAGAAATGCAGGGTCAAATCATGTAATGCTAGCTTGAGCAGTTTGGATTATAGTCTGTAGACAATGGGGAACTTTAAGCAGGGACTGTCACCATTACTTTAGGAAAATAGTAAAAACGGATTGATAGAGAAAAGGACATCAATTAGAAAGCTATAGAAATTATGTAAAGAAGGCAAAATAGTTCTTTGAGCAAGACAGTGGGAGTAAAAAAATCTTGTCCTTTTAGACTCTGAAGAACTTTAAGGACTGTGTTCCTCTATCATATGATTATATAAGACCTCTTTTAAGAAAACTGAATATATTACTACTTTATGAAAGACCTGGACTTGGATAATTTGGACCCAACAGAAGCTATATTAGCCATGGAAGAGAAATTTGGGTTTGAAATTGCTGGCATAATAGTGGAAAAGCTTATggtccaaatgagataatgtttgtaaagtgcatAGTACCTAAAACAAAGAAGGAACTTAATACttatcccttcttttttccttccacagAAAATTGCAAATGACACTgcctttaagaaatgatgagtaccaatagtctttaaaaaaaacaacaaaaactccaAAGGACTGATAAGCCCAGTTAGTACTCCAACTTAAGCACATGGAAAAAACCATTCCTACTTTCTTACTAAAAGAATATTTCTGTTGTGTTTTCCTTTTTGgtataacaataattttttttttttttggtatgatgCCCCTGAATAAACACAGGTTGTGctaccaaataaaaataaagaaagaaaaaaaaaaggggggggggggatgagcAGATGACAGTGATTTCAGAGGTACAATAGGTAAGCCTTGGGAAACAAATTAGatatgtaagaaaaaaagagttatgGATGATTTAGATTTCTAACCTACCTTGATTAGATTGGTGATTGTTccaataataaagagaaataaggaagtagTAGTAGAGCAGAAATAGGAATACTTTGGTTTAAATACAGATTACACAACTTATTTTACAAACAGTCTTATTTTGGTTTCATATAAAACTTACTATTTTCAGTCAAGTGAATTGAGATATCTAGGCTAAAAGATGTGTGGTAAAGCAGTGCTGGCCCCAAATGAGGTTCAAAGACAAATGTCTAACTGTACAAAATAAGACAAACCCCCACGTCTAAAAGATGTGCTTGCTTGGCTCAAATGAACAAGGTACCTAAGCTTTATCACCTCAAAAAAAAGCAAGCAGATGTTATATTTATTCTACTTGAGAATAGCTCCCAGCTTTTCTCCCACAAATTTTACTTACTCATTACTACATCTTTCCTCACTCCATTCATATTTGATTTGTACCAGGTGGCCAGAGTATGAATGGCAACATAATTAGCTTCAAATTCACAGTTTGGATTAGTCAGGACTCCTTTTAATCGTGGGATGAGCTCTGTTGATCGCCCTTTGTATGGTCCAAGAAATAGTCTCTTCTGGTCATAATCATTAGCATGAATGTTATCCCAAATAACTGGAGCTCTTTTAATAATCTTGGAAACCTCTTCAATGGATTCCACTGGAATGTCTTTAGAAACAACTTTTGGACCTAGAAGCATAAGTAAGGCCTATTAGAATATTTTATCTGTACCTATGTAAGTATACATAATAACATAAGTTTAATCTATTACAGTAACTTTCTAGATGGCTCATAAAACTGATTTAGTTTACCACAAATTAGTACAAACTAACCTAAACCTCAATttttagagggaaaagagagaagtacAAAGAATATGACCAAGGAGAAAGAGGCAAATTATTAGACAActcaaaagatttattttatttaagacttgaTGTCATGCActtaagtcaataaacatttattccaaTTTTAGTTAATTACCTATATATACAATgctggaaaaataataaacagcttgcaacaggaggaggaggaaatgtgggaaaggGTTGCCACGGATGGGTATTAAGGAACAGGGAGAAATCTTCAGAGGTAGTTAGGTAGCTGGCCAATGTGACCAACTTAGAATCACAGGGATTCTTGTTGGAGCCACTAGTTGTCATACCTTTTCACAATAGTAAAAGTAGTACtgaatttaattttcaataaaatgaCCTTCAATTTATTgtactattagaaaaaaaataacacatttcGTAAAGTTTTTCaggagtaaaagtaaaaaagttcTTGATTaaagataacaagaaaattcaattaaacagATAAGTGCCTTTGCTAATTTATCTcatcaaaatctttattttatatactttaaaaagataaagacttACCTGTCCATAACACATCAATACCAGGTAACAGCTTTTCACCCACAGTCCTTAAATAAGGAGATTGAGAAACATTTGGATAGCAAAACGTTCCACAGTATTCTGAGTAAGGAAAGTTCAAACACATTGATTagtggggaaaatttttatttttaaattaaaaaaatcatgttcTGAAAAAAACCCTatataccattttttaaaagaagtctgAGGACTATCATTTACAGAATACAATGGATTGGTCCTTAAAAATACTGAAATCTCCTAAGACACTGATTTAAAGATCAACTAACAAATTCTGACAATTGTCCTCATACTATTCCAGAAGTCCTCCTAGTATTCTAAGAGCAGTCAGTATTGTAAGACAATCGACAACAATCAATCTTGGATTTGAATTGCCCACATTGCTTAATTTCCGTCTCGGtgacaatgaaaattaaattttatctcagacaATGCAGGTTTTATCCAACAAAGTTTAATGCTTCTAAATGTTATTTAAGTTTATGTGTTTTAAGTAATTCTTAATACAATCTTATTAAAGTATTGAACATTCATGCTGCCTTTGACCATCAATGTAGATTAAATCTGGTGGTATGCTGTAGGAAAGAAAGgtaattgaatgaaattattccAGTTCAAAcagtttttataatttaattacttCCTAAGGAAAGACGAGACTTATTGTTGAGTTTGGGGGGGACAATTGAATTAACCTTTTacttactgaaaaaaaatggaaaaagtgtttatttgttttgggttGGGGGAGTAGAGGGAAGTTAAgggaggtagagaaaaaaaaattggaactcaatctaacaaaaatgaatattgaaaaccatcatgtattgggggaaataatatactattaaaataaaatttaaaaaaattttgttttcctcaagCCACAGGATTTGATTTTGGAGAagtacaaggggaaaaaaaagtacaaacatAAATGGGGGCAAAGAAGGGAAAACATGGAAATGAAAAGTGGAATCAAAAAATTTCCTTGTTTGATTTTTCCATCACCATATTACACATACCTTTAAAATTCTAAGCATAAtaatccaaacataacatttccatatacaaataaCAAAGAATTGTATATGAAACAGTGATTTTCCTCAACCATCTCTTCAAATATTATATTAgtgtttttaaagttaaaatccCTAGCTGTCGTTTAATGTAATTTTCtcaacttaaaacatttttatcaaaacctttagATACTATCTTTGGAAATGACTCTTCCTTTTCAGCCAGTTGTACATACATACCCATCCCCCTGAAGGTAACAAACTAAAAGGGGGTAATGATGCTTTTACCTGTGGGGCAGAAAAGAAAGGTTTCTGGCTCTCCTAAATATTGATAAATCTCATTTGTTATAGAAACCTGGGCATGAGCAAAGGAGCTGAACACTTCTTTGTCTGCTGCACACATGTTGTGATCAATATCATCAAAAAGCAAGGCAAAAGATCTGCAACCAAACTGGGAAACctggaagaaaatattaagattCTTAAGACTAAAAAGTCTAACATATACTTAGGCTATGATAGCACTCCTATTAAGACATTACTTCTTAGAACCTGAAGAAAAATGTAGCCCTTTAAATTCTAGCTAAATTCATTTTACTGATTTctcatatcaataaaaatattctaattcaCCAATTTTTAAGTACCTAGGTACAAAACTGAGGTCACTGAATGTGAGGTCCCTCTATGTTCATTACAATACCCTTTGACAccatcctctctttcttctttttctgacaAAGTTGTCAAAGTCAACCTTTCTACATTTGCATTTGATCACACACCCTCTTCTGCAGCAGAcaatcttcaatctctctcctgtctctaaTGCCTTTAAATATGCCCAAATCTCCTGTTCCGCAGCtgtcctccttccccttcttggCCAAAATCCTTGAAAAAACTCCTTTTACTCACTGCTTCCACTTTTCAACCCTTTGCTATCTGACTTCTAAATTCATTACTGAACTCAAATCTGCCATCTCCAGCTCTCTGCTCACCAATGATCTCTTTACTGtcatatctgattgcttttcccaattctcattcttcttaacCTCACAATTTAACAAATGTGCCTTCCACATATAAAATCAGCAGAAAAAGACCCCTGAATTTACTAAAGTACATAATATTTCCAAAAGATATT harbors:
- the OGA gene encoding protein O-GlcNAcase, yielding MVQKESQAALEERESELTPNPATAAATAGGPLEPAAAPSPGEGSQAGAGGGTAASSAASGGARRFLCGVVEGFYGRPWVMEQRKELFRRLQKWELNTYLYAPKDDYKHRMFWREMYSVEEAEQLMTLISAAQEYEIEFIYAISPGLDITFSNPKEVSTLKRKLDQVSQFGCRSFALLFDDIDHNMCAADKEVFSSFAHAQVSITNEIYQYLGEPETFLFCPTEYCGTFCYPNVSQSPYLRTVGEKLLPGIDVLWTGPKVVSKDIPVESIEEVSKIIKRAPVIWDNIHANDYDQKRLFLGPYKGRSTELIPRLKGVLTNPNCEFEANYVAIHTLATWYKSNMNGVRKDVVMTDSEDSTVSIQIKLENEGSDEDIETDVLYSPQMALKLALTEWLQEFGVPHQYSSRQVAHSGAKASVVDGAPLVATPSLSAATVVTTVYQEPIMSQGTTLNNEPPPLIKEEEKKQLDEEPMDMVVEKQEETDKNDNQILTEIVEAKMSEELKPMDTDKESIAESKSPEMSMQEDCINDVAPMQTDEQTNKEQFVPGPNEKPLYTAEPVTLEDLQLLADLFYLPYEHGPKGAQMLREFQWLRANSSVVSVNCKGKDSEKIEEWRSRAAKFEEMCALVMGMFTRLSNCANRTILYDMYSYVWDIKSIMSMVKSFVQWLGCRSQSSAQFLIGDQEPWAFRGGLAGEFQRLLPIDGANDLFFQPPPLTPTSKVYTIRPYFPKDEASVYKICREMYDDGVGLPFQSQPDLIGDKLVGGLLSLSLDYCFVLEDEDGICGYALGTVDVTPFIKKCKISWIPFMQEKYTKPNGDKELSEAEKIMLSFHEEQEVLPETFLANFPSLIKMDIHKKVTDPSVAKSMMACLLSSLKANGSRGAFCEVRPDDKRILEFYSKLGCFEIAKMEGFPKDVVILGRSL